Proteins encoded together in one Rhizobacter sp. J219 window:
- a CDS encoding GNAT family N-acetyltransferase, with product MITESDISLAVPDDAVAIAALSRRTIEHGLQWRWTPPRVLASMADADTNVVVARRGTDLLGFAVMKYGDDDAHLLLLATQPRCRRQGVGSMLLAWLEDTLAVAGIRTLKLETRSGNAGAQAFYRHHGFVEVNRRGGYYQGVEDAVNYLKQLGLPSA from the coding sequence ATGATCACCGAAAGCGACATCAGCCTGGCCGTGCCGGACGACGCGGTGGCCATCGCTGCGCTGTCGCGCCGGACGATCGAACACGGCCTGCAGTGGCGCTGGACGCCCCCGCGCGTGCTGGCCAGCATGGCCGATGCCGACACCAACGTCGTGGTCGCACGCCGCGGCACCGACCTGCTGGGCTTCGCCGTCATGAAGTACGGCGACGACGACGCCCACCTGCTGCTGCTCGCCACGCAGCCGCGCTGCCGCCGCCAGGGCGTGGGCAGCATGCTGCTGGCCTGGCTGGAAGACACGCTGGCGGTGGCCGGCATCCGCACGCTCAAGCTCGAAACCCGCAGCGGCAATGCCGGCGCGCAGGCCTTCTACCGGCACCACGGCTTCGTCGAGGTGAACCGGCGCGGCGGCTACTACCAGGGCGTGGAAGACGCGGTGAACTACCTCAAGCAGCTGGGGCTGCCGAGCGCCTGA
- a CDS encoding SRPBCC family protein, protein MLKKILLGLVVIVAAVLLFALTKPDSFSVERSATIKAPPEKIYPLISDFHQWPQWSPWEKLDPNMKRSLSGAPQGVGAVYAWTGNDDVGEGRMEITGATPPTQVNIKLDFIKPFASQNTTVFTLTPQGDGTRVKWVMQGPAPYITKLMTVFVSMDKMVGSDFEKGLSNMKAAAER, encoded by the coding sequence ATGCTCAAGAAGATCCTGCTCGGCCTCGTCGTCATCGTCGCCGCCGTGCTGCTGTTTGCATTGACCAAGCCCGACAGCTTCAGCGTCGAGCGCAGCGCCACCATCAAGGCTCCACCCGAGAAGATCTATCCGCTGATCAGCGACTTCCACCAGTGGCCGCAATGGTCACCATGGGAAAAGCTCGACCCCAACATGAAGCGCAGCCTGTCGGGTGCGCCGCAGGGTGTGGGCGCTGTGTACGCGTGGACCGGCAACGACGACGTGGGTGAAGGCCGGATGGAAATCACCGGGGCCACGCCACCGACTCAGGTCAACATCAAGCTCGACTTCATCAAGCCCTTCGCCTCGCAGAACACCACCGTCTTCACACTCACGCCGCAAGGCGACGGCACGCGTGTGAAGTGGGTGATGCAGGGGCCGGCGCCGTACATCACCAAGCTCATGACGGTGTTCGTGAGCATGGACAAGATGGTGGGGTCGGATTTCGAGAAGGGTTTGTCGAACATGAAGGCTGCGGCGGAGCGCTAG
- a CDS encoding VOC family protein, with protein MSTPTLDPYLNFDGNCAAAMRFYEKTLGGTLEMMMKFSESPDPAMAPPPGSPAEVADRILHASLLLGQQRILASDTMPGQPYEGQKGVALTLGYETVDEARKVFDTLATGGRVDMPLAETFWAKTFGAVVDRFGTCWLINGGPKQMG; from the coding sequence ATGAGCACACCCACCCTCGATCCCTATCTGAACTTCGACGGCAACTGCGCGGCGGCGATGCGCTTCTACGAGAAGACGCTCGGCGGCACGCTGGAGATGATGATGAAGTTCTCGGAGTCGCCGGACCCGGCGATGGCCCCGCCCCCGGGCTCGCCGGCCGAGGTGGCCGATCGCATCCTGCATGCTTCGCTGCTCCTCGGGCAGCAGCGCATCCTCGCCTCCGACACCATGCCCGGCCAGCCCTACGAGGGGCAGAAAGGCGTGGCGCTGACGCTGGGCTACGAAACCGTCGACGAGGCGCGCAAGGTGTTCGACACGCTGGCCACCGGCGGCCGTGTCGACATGCCGCTCGCCGAGACCTTCTGGGCCAAAACCTTCGGCGCGGTCGTCGACCGGTTCGGCACCTGCTGGCTGATCAACGGCGGCCCCAAACAGATGGGCTGA
- a CDS encoding YceI family protein: MKALSLLAALGAATATHAAPVTYTVDPTHTYPSFEADHMGMSMWRGKINKNAGTITLDKAAGSGSVDITMDMASIDFGLDIMNSKAREPDLFDTAKYPQARYTGRLEGFRNGAPSRVVGELTLHGVTRPVTLTINTFKCMPHPMFKRDWCGADASATINRADFGIDAGKDWGFKMDVGLRISVEAVQAE, encoded by the coding sequence ATGAAAGCACTGAGCCTCCTGGCCGCACTCGGCGCCGCCACCGCCACCCACGCCGCCCCGGTCACCTACACCGTCGACCCGACGCACACCTACCCGAGCTTCGAGGCCGATCACATGGGCATGTCGATGTGGCGCGGAAAGATCAACAAGAACGCCGGCACCATCACGCTCGACAAGGCAGCGGGCAGCGGCAGCGTCGACATCACGATGGACATGGCGAGCATCGACTTCGGCCTCGACATCATGAACAGCAAGGCGCGCGAACCCGATCTCTTCGACACCGCGAAGTACCCGCAGGCCCGCTACACCGGGCGGCTCGAAGGCTTCAGGAACGGTGCGCCCTCGCGGGTGGTGGGCGAGCTGACGCTGCACGGGGTGACCCGGCCGGTCACGCTCACCATCAACACCTTCAAGTGCATGCCGCACCCGATGTTCAAGCGCGACTGGTGCGGCGCCGACGCGTCGGCCACGATCAACCGCGCCGACTTCGGCATCGACGCCGGCAAGGATTGGGGCTTCAAGATGGACGTCGGCCTGCGCATCTCGGTCGAGGCGGTGCAGGCCGAGTAG
- a CDS encoding sensor domain-containing diguanylate cyclase yields MHPEPQALDALLPVRALDALYEEAAQGLDPIGHLSWDASGAMHATPAALAILGLRASEAPSVRGLLAMVRRSRQAALMAAWTEAVAHRQRRIEMELPCVLASGALRHVRTIAVVEYTAHGKVRQVVAALQDVTLAQGLSMALTAAEGRLEEAQQMADFGSWEWDFQRNQAIYSAEALRITGMTNGATVSSGLDQAAALIPSEQREAVIEMFKRAVRDRLPTLRYDYHVADASGQRRELHGRAKLVYDGHGKLRRMLGTIQDVTELRDYRRQVHSLAFFDPVTALPNRSWLIERMHQALSQGTQGHPIEFGMLMLGLDQFKKVNDSLGHSAGDELLKLVGARLSHSMRETDVVARLTGDAFAILAPEVRQADALARVASKLLQALSAPFDLNGTDVFVTASIGAALYPSDGNSAEALLQHADAALSHAKGRGRNNVQFYSPQLTAQASHRLMLESELRRGVERQGFCCTTSPSSTSRRRSSWAPKR; encoded by the coding sequence ATGCACCCCGAACCACAAGCACTGGACGCGTTGCTGCCCGTACGCGCCCTCGATGCTTTGTACGAGGAAGCGGCGCAGGGGCTCGACCCGATCGGCCACCTGAGCTGGGACGCGAGCGGCGCCATGCACGCCACACCCGCGGCGCTCGCCATCCTCGGTCTGCGCGCGAGCGAGGCGCCCTCCGTGCGCGGTCTTCTCGCGATGGTGCGGCGCAGCCGCCAGGCCGCGCTGATGGCCGCATGGACCGAGGCGGTGGCCCACCGCCAGCGTCGCATCGAGATGGAACTGCCGTGTGTGCTGGCCAGCGGTGCGTTGCGCCATGTGCGCACCATCGCGGTCGTCGAATACACCGCCCACGGCAAGGTGCGCCAGGTGGTCGCCGCCCTGCAGGACGTGACACTCGCCCAAGGCCTCTCGATGGCGCTCACCGCCGCCGAGGGTCGCCTGGAAGAAGCCCAGCAGATGGCCGACTTCGGCTCCTGGGAGTGGGACTTCCAGCGCAACCAGGCGATCTATTCCGCCGAGGCCCTGCGCATCACCGGCATGACCAACGGCGCCACTGTCTCGTCGGGCCTCGACCAGGCGGCCGCGCTCATCCCGAGCGAGCAGCGCGAGGCGGTGATCGAGATGTTCAAGCGTGCCGTGCGCGACCGCCTGCCCACGCTGCGCTACGACTACCACGTGGCCGATGCAAGCGGCCAGCGCCGCGAGCTGCACGGCCGCGCCAAGCTCGTCTACGACGGCCACGGCAAGCTGCGCCGCATGCTCGGCACCATCCAGGACGTGACCGAGCTGCGCGACTACCGCCGGCAAGTGCATTCACTCGCATTCTTCGACCCGGTGACCGCGCTGCCCAACCGTAGCTGGCTGATCGAGCGCATGCACCAGGCCTTGTCGCAGGGAACGCAGGGCCACCCGATCGAGTTCGGCATGCTGATGCTGGGCCTCGACCAGTTCAAGAAGGTCAACGATTCGCTCGGCCACTCGGCCGGCGACGAACTCTTGAAGCTGGTGGGTGCGCGCCTGTCGCATTCGATGCGCGAGACCGACGTGGTGGCGCGCCTGACCGGCGATGCGTTTGCCATCCTCGCGCCCGAAGTGCGCCAGGCCGATGCGCTGGCGCGGGTGGCGAGCAAGCTGCTGCAGGCCCTCTCGGCTCCGTTCGACTTGAACGGCACCGATGTTTTCGTCACCGCCAGCATCGGTGCGGCGCTTTACCCGAGCGATGGCAACAGCGCCGAAGCGCTGCTGCAGCACGCCGACGCCGCGCTCTCGCACGCCAAGGGGCGCGGCCGCAACAACGTGCAGTTCTATTCGCCGCAACTCACGGCGCAGGCGTCGCATCGCCTGATGCTCGAGAGCGAGCTGCGCCGTGGTGTGGAGCGGCAGGGGTTTTGCTGCACTACCAGCCCAAGTTCGACCTCACGACGCAGAAGCTCGTGGGCGCCGAAGCGCTGA
- a CDS encoding helix-turn-helix domain-containing protein, whose translation MDASALHTLDFALRAGLVTLMLFVAAVLWRDARSPAYKPGALVALGVAAYALQSASGFSSWPPLWRAPVAMLSTGNAVMFWLFARSLFDDDFRWHPLHGLAWALLAGLALVMCVFGPRLWLGLAITLATLGFALLAVAQTLASWRADLVERRRRLRVFIVGAGTLYTVVQVAQRLGSAEPAGPVAALADMAMLSVIAGVVSWRLIGVPADGVLGSARVPPAPAADARPEPGAISEPPVDPALITALECLMTEQRVYREEGLTIARLAERLGVPEYKLRRAINQGLGYRNFNVFLNRYRLDEAKAALADPAQAPVPVLTIALDAGFQSLGPFNRAFKAATGQTPTEFRKAALA comes from the coding sequence ATGGACGCATCCGCCCTGCACACGCTCGACTTCGCGCTGCGCGCCGGCCTGGTCACGCTGATGCTTTTCGTGGCCGCCGTGCTGTGGCGCGACGCACGTTCGCCTGCGTACAAACCGGGCGCGCTGGTGGCGCTTGGGGTGGCGGCGTATGCGCTGCAGTCGGCGAGCGGCTTCTCGAGCTGGCCGCCGCTGTGGCGTGCCCCGGTGGCGATGCTGTCGACCGGCAATGCGGTGATGTTCTGGCTCTTTGCACGCTCACTGTTCGACGACGACTTTCGCTGGCACCCCTTGCATGGCCTCGCCTGGGCGCTGCTGGCGGGCCTGGCGCTGGTGATGTGCGTGTTCGGGCCCCGGCTGTGGCTCGGGCTTGCGATCACCCTGGCCACGCTCGGCTTTGCGCTGCTCGCGGTGGCGCAGACGCTCGCCTCCTGGCGTGCCGACCTGGTGGAGCGGCGGCGCCGGCTGCGTGTCTTCATCGTCGGCGCCGGCACGCTGTACACCGTGGTGCAGGTCGCGCAGCGGCTGGGCTCGGCCGAGCCGGCCGGGCCGGTGGCGGCGCTGGCCGACATGGCGATGCTGTCGGTGATCGCAGGCGTGGTGTCGTGGCGGCTGATCGGCGTGCCGGCCGACGGGGTGCTCGGGTCGGCCCGCGTGCCGCCAGCCCCGGCGGCCGACGCACGCCCGGAGCCCGGGGCCATCTCCGAGCCGCCGGTCGACCCGGCGCTGATCACCGCGCTGGAGTGCCTGATGACCGAGCAGCGGGTCTACCGCGAAGAAGGGCTGACCATCGCCCGGCTGGCGGAACGCCTGGGCGTGCCCGAGTACAAGCTGCGCCGCGCCATCAACCAGGGCCTGGGGTATCGCAACTTCAACGTGTTCCTCAACCGCTACCGGCTCGACGAGGCCAAGGCCGCGCTGGCCGATCCGGCCCAGGCGCCGGTGCCGGTGCTGACCATCGCGCTCGACGCCGGCTTCCAGTCGCTCGGGCCCTTCAACCGCGCCTTCAAGGCCGCCACCGGCCAGACGCCGACCGAGTTCCGCAAGGCGGCGCTGGCCTGA
- a CDS encoding GGDEF domain-containing protein, with product MRRVVSVWVVWSVLSPCVWAADDAAADLRALVEQSQAQVKVDPERSRKLAEQALQQLAARPDADLQVRAHLLLCDYHSERDRASAERHVAEARALVPQLKRRGLAAGLLGCEGTLHEGTGDNMRALALYEEEVVLAEQAQDDEMLADGLFNRGHLRGVRGEFASGLADLKRARAMFERLQMPFHTLTVENTIAILYNRMGDHVQARHYYESALKAQAAAGLQREQAVTQYNLGRSLENLREWDAAQEAFDRVLRLSRELSYPRGIAYALRGQAAVQNARRQPDAALALLDQASEVQKTLPDERLRAQIQLQRGIALRQLHRLQESAAALNDALKVFAGGESLAEQAATHGALSQTLAEMGDWRGAFEQQSHFKAANDQVLTRQLDERFATLKVEYDNAARDREMALLQQSQKVTEHALAQERLAGRLLSAVIVLAAILLVVLGVLLWRHRRTSAAMRGLAMTDELTGLPNRRAALTELEAQMARGEPDCALLLADIDLFKAINDNHGHLAGDQILRVVAEAVRAIGGDVAGRSACLARFGGEEFIAVLPKVPLDEALRAAERFRERVAALDVSRHTPGRRVTISIGVTRLVAGDTLSSLLRRADEALYAAKESGRNRVVSRLAPEPATGDDTTGDPTPSVLPA from the coding sequence GTGCGTCGCGTCGTCTCAGTGTGGGTGGTGTGGTCGGTCCTGTCGCCGTGCGTGTGGGCGGCGGATGATGCGGCGGCAGACCTGCGCGCGCTCGTCGAACAAAGCCAGGCGCAGGTCAAGGTCGACCCCGAGCGCAGCCGCAAGCTCGCCGAGCAGGCCCTGCAGCAACTCGCCGCGCGGCCCGACGCAGACCTGCAGGTTCGTGCCCACTTGCTGCTGTGCGACTACCACTCCGAGCGTGACCGTGCGAGCGCCGAGCGGCATGTGGCCGAAGCGCGCGCGCTGGTGCCGCAGCTCAAGCGGCGTGGCCTGGCGGCGGGGCTGCTTGGCTGCGAAGGCACCCTGCACGAAGGCACCGGCGACAACATGCGGGCCCTGGCGCTCTACGAAGAAGAGGTCGTGCTGGCCGAACAGGCGCAGGACGACGAGATGCTCGCCGATGGGCTCTTCAACCGCGGCCACCTGCGCGGCGTGCGCGGCGAATTCGCCAGCGGCCTGGCCGACCTGAAGCGCGCCCGTGCGATGTTCGAACGGCTGCAGATGCCGTTCCACACGCTCACGGTCGAGAACACGATTGCCATCCTCTACAACCGCATGGGCGACCATGTGCAGGCGCGCCACTACTACGAGTCGGCGCTGAAGGCGCAGGCTGCCGCCGGTCTGCAGCGCGAGCAGGCGGTCACGCAGTACAACCTCGGCCGTTCGCTGGAGAACCTGCGCGAGTGGGACGCCGCACAGGAGGCCTTCGACCGGGTGCTCAGGCTGAGCCGCGAACTCAGCTACCCGCGCGGTATCGCCTACGCGCTGCGCGGCCAGGCGGCGGTGCAGAACGCACGCCGGCAACCCGATGCGGCGCTGGCGCTGCTCGACCAGGCGAGCGAGGTGCAGAAGACCCTGCCCGACGAACGCCTGCGGGCGCAGATCCAGCTGCAGCGGGGCATCGCGCTGCGCCAGCTGCACCGCCTGCAGGAAAGTGCGGCGGCGCTCAACGATGCGCTCAAGGTCTTCGCCGGCGGCGAGTCGCTCGCCGAGCAGGCCGCCACGCACGGCGCGCTGTCGCAGACCCTCGCGGAGATGGGCGACTGGCGCGGCGCCTTCGAGCAGCAGAGCCACTTCAAGGCGGCCAACGACCAAGTGCTCACGCGCCAGCTCGACGAGCGCTTCGCCACCCTCAAGGTCGAGTACGACAACGCCGCGCGCGATCGCGAGATGGCGCTGCTGCAGCAGTCGCAGAAGGTCACCGAGCATGCACTGGCGCAGGAGCGCCTGGCCGGCCGCCTGCTGAGCGCGGTGATCGTGCTCGCCGCCATCCTGCTCGTCGTGCTGGGCGTGCTGCTGTGGCGGCACCGGCGCACGAGCGCGGCGATGCGCGGCCTCGCGATGACCGACGAGCTGACCGGTCTGCCCAACCGCCGCGCCGCACTCACCGAACTCGAAGCGCAGATGGCGCGTGGCGAGCCGGACTGCGCGCTGCTGCTCGCCGACATCGACCTCTTCAAGGCCATCAACGACAACCACGGCCACCTGGCCGGCGACCAGATCCTGCGCGTGGTGGCCGAGGCGGTGCGCGCCATCGGCGGCGACGTCGCGGGCCGCAGCGCCTGCCTCGCACGCTTCGGCGGCGAGGAGTTCATCGCGGTGCTGCCCAAGGTGCCGCTCGACGAAGCGCTGCGGGCGGCGGAGCGTTTCCGCGAACGTGTGGCGGCCCTCGACGTGTCGCGCCACACGCCGGGGCGCCGCGTGACCATCAGCATCGGCGTGACCCGGCTCGTGGCCGGCGACACGCTCAGCTCGCTGCTGCGGCGTGCCGACGAGGCGCTCTATGCCGCCAAGGAAAGCGGGCGCAACCGGGTGGTGTCACGCCTCGCGCCCGAGCCGGCCACGGGCGATGACACGACCGGCGACCCCACGCCATCGGTGTTGCCGGCCTGA
- a CDS encoding DHA2 family efflux MFS transporter permease subunit yields MTTHTFDDKKRWTALAVLCIGVLMIVLDTTIVNVALPSIRADLGFTETSLVWVVNAYMLTFGGFLLLGGRLGDLYGHRRMFLMGIVLFTLASAACGLAQSQAVLIVARAVQGVGGAVVSAVSLSLIMNLFTEPADRAKAMGVYGFVCAGGGSVGVLLGGLLTESFNWHWIFLVNLPIGVLVYALSASLFPKARGQAHGEKLDVAGAFTVTAAMLLAVYAVVNGNQAGWRSTQTLGLLGAAVALLAVFIAIEARVQHPLMPLKLFRSRNLATSNVVGVLWAAGMFAWFFISALYLQLVLNYTPMQVGLAFLPANIIMAVFSLGLSAKLVMRFGLRAPLGVGLLMAAVGLALFARAPVNGNFWLDVLPGMTLLGLGAGIAFNPVLLAAMSDVSPADSGLASGIVNTSFMMGGSLGLAVLASLADARRDALLAAGASTPVALSGGYAIAFIVGAGFAATAGLIGAGLLRVSAPVAQNPDAIGSAAV; encoded by the coding sequence ATGACGACTCACACCTTCGACGACAAGAAACGCTGGACGGCACTCGCGGTGCTGTGCATCGGCGTGCTGATGATCGTGCTCGACACGACCATCGTGAACGTCGCCCTGCCCTCGATCCGCGCCGACCTCGGCTTCACCGAAACGTCGCTCGTGTGGGTGGTCAACGCCTACATGCTGACCTTCGGCGGCTTCCTGCTGCTCGGCGGCCGGCTCGGCGACCTGTACGGGCACCGCCGGATGTTCCTGATGGGCATCGTGCTCTTCACGCTGGCCTCGGCGGCCTGCGGTCTGGCGCAGAGCCAGGCGGTGCTGATCGTCGCGCGTGCGGTGCAGGGCGTCGGCGGCGCGGTGGTGTCGGCGGTGTCGCTCTCCTTGATCATGAACCTCTTCACCGAGCCGGCCGACCGCGCGAAGGCGATGGGCGTCTACGGCTTCGTGTGCGCCGGCGGCGGCAGCGTGGGCGTGCTGCTCGGCGGCCTGCTCACCGAGAGCTTCAACTGGCACTGGATCTTCCTCGTCAACCTGCCGATCGGCGTGCTGGTCTATGCGCTGAGCGCGAGCCTCTTCCCCAAGGCGCGCGGGCAGGCCCACGGCGAGAAGCTCGACGTGGCCGGCGCCTTCACCGTGACGGCGGCGATGCTGCTCGCGGTGTATGCGGTGGTCAACGGCAACCAGGCCGGCTGGCGCTCCACGCAGACGCTAGGCCTGCTCGGTGCGGCCGTCGCGCTGCTCGCGGTGTTCATCGCGATCGAAGCGCGTGTGCAGCACCCGCTGATGCCGCTCAAGCTCTTCCGCTCGCGCAACCTCGCGACCTCCAACGTGGTGGGCGTGCTGTGGGCGGCCGGCATGTTCGCGTGGTTCTTCATCTCGGCGCTCTACTTGCAGCTGGTGCTCAACTACACGCCGATGCAGGTCGGCCTCGCCTTCCTGCCGGCCAACATCATCATGGCCGTGTTCTCGCTCGGCCTCTCGGCCAAGCTCGTGATGCGCTTCGGCCTGCGCGCACCGCTGGGCGTGGGCCTGCTGATGGCAGCCGTCGGCCTCGCGCTCTTCGCGCGTGCGCCGGTGAACGGCAACTTCTGGCTCGACGTGCTGCCCGGTATGACGCTGCTGGGCCTGGGCGCCGGCATCGCCTTCAACCCGGTGCTGCTGGCGGCGATGAGCGACGTGTCACCCGCCGATTCGGGCCTGGCCTCGGGCATCGTCAACACCTCTTTCATGATGGGCGGCTCGCTCGGCTTGGCGGTGCTGGCGAGCCTGGCCGATGCGCGGCGCGACGCGTTGCTGGCCGCGGGCGCCAGCACGCCCGTCGCACTGAGCGGCGGTTATGCGATCGCCTTCATCGTCGGCGCAGGCTTCGCGGCCACGGCCGGCTTGATCGGTGCGGGCCTGCTGCGTGTCTCGGCCCCTGTTGCGCAGAACCCTGATGCGATAGGCTCGGCTGCGGTCTGA
- a CDS encoding SCP2 sterol-binding domain-containing protein, producing the protein MPILLALGRWGARSPLLAEGLPVSTASLMMSLQAMFNAERAGDAVGTVGFELGEERFHASVGADGLVLARGEAEAPDARLAGSTPALAEVIYGGRKLSDALKAGDLALEGDKAWARRFLTFFPFPEPAASTAAA; encoded by the coding sequence GTGCCGATTCTCCTGGCGCTCGGGCGCTGGGGGGCACGCTCACCCCTGCTGGCGGAAGGGCTGCCAGTGTCGACCGCGTCGCTGATGATGTCGCTGCAGGCGATGTTCAACGCCGAGCGGGCCGGCGATGCCGTGGGCACGGTCGGTTTCGAGCTGGGAGAGGAGCGCTTCCACGCGAGCGTCGGCGCGGACGGCCTGGTGCTTGCGCGTGGCGAGGCCGAGGCGCCCGATGCCCGGCTGGCCGGCAGCACGCCCGCGCTGGCCGAGGTGATCTACGGCGGGCGCAAGCTCAGCGATGCGCTGAAGGCGGGCGATCTGGCCCTCGAGGGCGACAAGGCGTGGGCCAGGCGGTTCCTCACCTTCTTCCCCTTCCCCGAGCCGGCCGCGTCGACGGCCGCGGCCTGA
- a CDS encoding bifunctional diguanylate cyclase/phosphodiesterase encodes MLHYQPKFDLTTQKLVGAEALMRWCQPQRGMVSPMSFIPLAEETGLIVRMGTWALHESCHAVSSWNRERANDPLKIAVNLSARQFAEGHNLVEAVQGALTASACEPEWLELEITESLLLDGSEGVRQSLEALAAMGITIAIDDFGTGYSALGYLTRLPVQTLKIDRSFVSELPHNGKSAELVKAIVSVGRSLNMALVAEGVETVEQAEYLKNAGCHLAQGYLFGRPLEMAAFDKLLSS; translated from the coding sequence TTGCTGCACTACCAGCCCAAGTTCGACCTCACGACGCAGAAGCTCGTGGGCGCCGAAGCGCTGATGCGCTGGTGCCAGCCGCAGCGCGGCATGGTGTCGCCGATGAGCTTCATCCCGCTGGCCGAAGAGACCGGCCTCATCGTGCGCATGGGCACCTGGGCGCTGCACGAGTCGTGTCATGCGGTGTCGAGCTGGAACCGCGAGCGTGCGAACGACCCCTTGAAGATCGCCGTCAACCTCTCGGCACGCCAGTTTGCCGAAGGGCACAACCTGGTCGAAGCGGTGCAGGGTGCGTTGACCGCCAGTGCGTGCGAGCCGGAATGGCTGGAGTTGGAAATCACCGAAAGCCTGCTGCTCGATGGCAGCGAAGGCGTGCGCCAGAGCCTGGAGGCGCTGGCCGCGATGGGCATCACCATCGCGATCGACGATTTCGGCACCGGCTACTCGGCGTTGGGTTACCTCACGCGCTTGCCGGTGCAGACGCTCAAGATCGACCGCAGCTTCGTCTCGGAGCTGCCGCACAACGGCAAGAGTGCGGAGCTCGTGAAGGCCATCGTGTCGGTGGGGCGCTCGCTCAACATGGCGCTGGTGGCCGAGGGTGTGGAAACAGTCGAGCAGGCCGAGTACCTGAAGAACGCTGGGTGCCATCTGGCGCAGGGCTATCTCTTTGGCCGGCCGCTGGAGATGGCGGCGTTTGACAAGCTGCTGAGTTCCTGA
- a CDS encoding NADH:flavin oxidoreductase/NADH oxidase, with the protein MSRLQQALTLRGLTLPNRIVIAPMCTYSATDGVASDFHLVHLGRYALGGAGLVFVEATAVQPEGRITHGDLGLWHDGQIEPLARIARFLKGHGATPAIQIAHAGRKASMQRPWHGNGPMDASDQARGEQAWQVIAPTAMAVEPGWLMPREMSLDDIAKLKHDFRSAAERALRAGFEVLEMHNAHGYLLHSFLSPITNQRTDAYGGSLAGRMRLPLEVAALLRQAWPQHLPLFVRISSVDAVENGWSIDDSVAYASELKALGVDVIDCSSGGITTSPTAAAVPREYGFQLPYAKAVRQGAGIATMAVGLIVDPHQAERALEDGSADLVAIARQALEDPNWPAKALTTLAADTPALERYTHWLSPYGWWLARRAKLIDRLGAWRG; encoded by the coding sequence ATGTCACGACTGCAGCAAGCTTTGACACTGCGCGGCTTGACGCTGCCCAACCGCATCGTCATCGCGCCGATGTGCACGTACTCCGCCACCGACGGCGTCGCGAGCGACTTCCATCTCGTGCACCTCGGGCGCTACGCGCTCGGTGGGGCGGGCCTCGTGTTCGTGGAGGCGACCGCCGTGCAGCCCGAAGGCCGCATCACGCACGGCGACCTCGGGCTGTGGCACGACGGCCAGATCGAGCCGCTCGCACGCATCGCACGTTTCCTGAAGGGCCACGGCGCCACACCGGCGATCCAGATCGCACACGCCGGCCGCAAGGCGAGCATGCAGAGGCCCTGGCATGGCAATGGCCCGATGGACGCGAGCGACCAAGCGCGCGGCGAACAGGCCTGGCAGGTGATCGCCCCCACCGCGATGGCCGTCGAACCGGGCTGGCTGATGCCGCGCGAGATGAGTCTCGATGACATCGCCAAGCTCAAGCACGACTTTCGCAGCGCCGCCGAGCGTGCGCTGCGCGCCGGCTTCGAGGTGCTGGAGATGCACAACGCACACGGCTACCTGCTGCACTCCTTTCTCTCGCCCATCACCAACCAGCGCACCGATGCCTACGGCGGCAGCCTCGCGGGCCGCATGCGCCTGCCGCTGGAAGTGGCCGCGCTGTTGCGCCAGGCGTGGCCGCAGCACCTGCCGCTCTTCGTGCGCATCTCGTCGGTCGACGCGGTGGAGAACGGCTGGTCGATCGACGACAGCGTGGCCTACGCGTCAGAACTGAAGGCCCTCGGCGTCGACGTGATCGACTGTTCTTCGGGCGGCATCACCACCTCGCCCACTGCAGCGGCGGTGCCGCGCGAGTACGGCTTCCAGCTGCCGTATGCGAAGGCGGTGCGCCAGGGCGCCGGCATCGCGACGATGGCCGTCGGGCTGATCGTCGACCCCCACCAGGCCGAACGTGCGCTCGAAGACGGCAGCGCCGATCTCGTCGCCATCGCACGCCAGGCGCTCGAAGACCCAAACTGGCCCGCCAAGGCGCTGACCACGCTGGCGGCCGACACACCCGCGCTCGAGCGCTACACCCATTGGCTCAGCCCCTACGGCTGGTGGCTCGCGCGGCGCGCCAAGCTGATCGACCGGCTCGGCGCCTGGCGCGGCTGA